In Zonotrichia leucophrys gambelii isolate GWCS_2022_RI chromosome 11, RI_Zleu_2.0, whole genome shotgun sequence, the genomic window ttttgaactcccATCCTAATATGgccaattcccggtgtacttggcttggtcccCATGGCTTGGCAAGACTCTTAGGGTCGGTTTGACATTGTTGGCTCTAAACATGCTTAGCCCATCAACTCccctatccctatctctctttctTGTCATTGTGTTCCATGCCTTAGCCGATTTATTGCCCTATATGTTTCCTAAATGCTATGCTTTCTTCAAATGTTTCACGTTCCATGTTTTAACTCATTATTTCTTGAAGGCTATCCGCTTTGGGGCTTCAATCCACAAGACAGAAGATAAAAACACTAAGAACAGAAGCTGACAGAGAGACTTACTGATCATGACAGCACGGCCCTTTGGGTCCACAGCCAGGTACTGGCCTGGAACGATCCTGCGACAGCCACTCTTGCCAAAGGTTTCCTGGTGGATCTTCTCGAAGACGTTCTTGGAGGGCTGGTACTCCAGGATGACGATGCGCCCCGAGTCGCTGCCCACCACGATGTAATCCTTGGTGCCCCCCGTCAGCCTGAAGGCCATGAGGGAGCGGATGACCCCAAACACCTCCACGGTCAGCAGCGTGTGAACCTTGCCCGTGTTGGGATCGGGGCGCAGCAACTCCAGGATCTTGCCCCGGGAAACAACAATTTCTTGTTGTTTGGTTcctgaagaaaccaaaacaCGAGCACAAGTCAGCAACAGAAGACAACACACAACTTCAACAAGTGCTACAAGGGAAGAAGGGCAAACTTCCAAATACCAATTTTAGGACTACCATGGAGAAACTCAAAGAAACTTATTCACCACATTACGTACCATCATTGTTAGAACAGCTTTTAACACATCAGAAAATTGGTCAGGATATTAAACTAAACCTATAGATAATCTAGATTGATAATCAAGCCAAACTTCCCTCAATCTATCCACAAGCTACCACAGCTCAAGTAACACTCAATAACAAATGATAATGTACCAGCAAAAACCCCCAGAGGTACCAAAGCAAACCGGTACTCAAAAAAGCCCCAAGCCAAGTCAcgcagagagaggagaaaattaCCTGAGAAATTGCCATGGATGGCAAAGCTAATGCCCGTGGCACGCTGCAACGTTAGGTTGTACAGAAACATGTTGGCAACGGAGTTGCTTCAGCTTATGTAGCTCTGGTAATTCTGCAACAAGtaacacaaaataataaaacttcTCAAAAGCAAAGCCTTTCATGCAGCAGAGAGAACCGCTGCCCTCCCGTGTGTGCACGGATCACTTTACAGCACAGCCCGACTGCCACCGCGCTATTTGCTATTTATTAGCGAAAAAGGCTCTCCCAAGGTGTCCCGGGTGCCAGCTGAACTCCTTACTGCCGGGCGGCTGAGCAGGACTCCCAGTAATTACTGCTAATTAGTCACGGCTTTCGCTTTCCAGGAACCAAACACAATTAGGGAGCCCTCCGGGATGCCCGCGCCGTTACACATCCCTGACGCCGCCGTTTCATTGAACACGAGTGCAGCCACCCGCAGCTGCCCGGGGCCGACTCCTCTCCCCGGGGCGGGAGGGAAGCCCAGCACCAACCGGCCCTCCCGGGCCGGGGAAACCGGCCCTGAGCCTTGCCGAGGCCCCGGCAGGGCACGAAGCCGGCACCTCCCCGCGCCCTGCGGAACGCTCAGCCCGGGAACCGGCCACAGCTCactgcccggcccggccgccctCACCCGGCCCAGGCCCCGACGGGTCCGCGACGCTCCCCCTCCACAAACCAGGGGCCCGTCCCtgccgcggagccgccgccgggcGGGCAGAGCTGCGCTCACCGTGCGGATGGCGGCGGATGCTGCTCCGGCCTAGGCGGGGGCGCCGCCGGCCACCTCCGCCATCAGCGCCGCGCCTGCGCGCTGCCCTCCCGCGCCTTCTCCATGGGGCTTTCCACGTGTccggcgcgcgcgcgcgccgtGCGGCGAGCGAGGCTGCCCAAAGCGGTGCCTGAATGATCGCGGCGCTATGGCAGCTGCCGCCTGCACCAAGAAACCCCCCAAGAAAACCCTCAGCCTCCTTCTAGCATGGAGATCTGCAGGAGCGTCAGCTTCCCTCACCGCCAGGCGGAGCCGAGCGGTACCGAGGGTCAGGCACCGCCTTTGACGGTCCCGCCGGGCCTCACGACGGTATCGCCCGCGTCAGCTGTGtgccaagatggcggcggccaCGGCACCGGGGCCGAAGGCGCCGCTGGGTGAGAgtggcggccccgccgcctccgcccTGTCCATGGAGCGGATCCAGTCGCTGACCGATCTGGCGGACCTGGAGGCCGCATACAGCCGGCTGTGTGAGGAGGAGGTGTGTGCGGCCGGGCAGGGAGGCAGCGGAGCCCCGAAAAGCGGATACCCCGCTGTCACTGTGCCCCTCATTGCTGCGCACTCTCTAGAGGTGTTTGACACAGACTTAGCCGCCCCTGGGTCGGTGTCACCTCCGCGGATCCCTGACTCGCGAGCAGCCTGAAGATTCTGGGATCTCCTGCACTGGAAGCCCAGCCAGGGGAGGAGTTTGTGGGATACTGACTTAAAAGCGGTGTGATGAGGATTCCAAAACTGATGCTTTCAAATAGAAAAATCATAAAGATTTAGAGGATTTAAGAGAGCTTAGAAAGGATTTATTTGTCATATGAGCTCTTGGAAGCACAAATGCCTTGTGTCCTTGGCTTGGATATAGCATCTGTGATAAACTGCTGGTCTGGAGGAGAGCTGAAGTCACATAACACCTCCTTcatcatttttttatttttttcagaaagtcgtgcaggaagagctggatgccctcctggagcagcaaaGCACTATAGAGAATAAGATGGTTGCCCTTCATCGCATGGGGTTAGTGTTCCaaccccttccttctccttgctgCATGGCCCAGATACTCCTGTCAGTGTTGTAGCAGAAGCACGTCAATTCTCAGAAAATATCAGACTTTAAATCAGCTTGTGGTTGAGAACACAAGTTGGATCCTCATCCCCAGTtcttcccagcagcactgacagctctgccctcacccaGACCCATTTTGTTGTAGGCTCAGGAGCTTTTTGAAAGTGTCATCTCAGAGGCTGCCAGGTTTCAGCATCAATTATTGGATCAGGTGTCTTGTGCCAGGTGTGAACAAATATTACTGCCCTGCAGGGTGAACTTGTGCAGGCAGGCTGGGAAATCATCCTGAATGGCCTTTGTGTCTAGCACAGCTCCAAGGAAAGGTTTCCAGCCTTCACCTCCACTTCAGAAGGGGAGAATGTCCCAAGGGCCCAGTGGCTCGTTCGTGCCCTGTGTGGTGGcaaggcacagctgctctgtgcagcctctcccaaagcagccagcctgctccttcctcctgctctgcccccagaggaagGCAGTGGAATGAGTGGCAGTGTTGTGACAGGCCCAGCTGTTCCTGGAGAGACAGCCATGCTCCTTGCACAGCCCCAGGTGGTTCCTGTGTGTCTCTCAcgcccagctctgtgtgtttcagccccagcctgcagctgatCGAGGGGGAtgcccagcagctggcagggatggTCACCTTCACCTGCAACCTGGCCGAGAACGTCAGCAGCAAGGTCCGGCAGCTCGACCTCGCCAAGGTActgggctgaggggctggggcttgtcagcactctgtgctgtgccagtcTAGGGTGCTTTCAGTGCACCTCCCCCACTGTCTGTTCCTGCTTagatgcagggctgctgtgttctgtgtttgtgtgttctGTGCTCACAGCACACCAGATGTGCCCTGCCTTTGGTGGGCTGGAAGCTGCTGTGGTTTTGATGTTAGCTGTGTCTTTCTGGGCTCCTGGCTACTGCATGGTATAAGACtgatagaatggtttgggcttgaagggaccttaaagctcctcTTGTTCCCAACTCTCCTGCAGTTGGCatggacacctttcactagaccaagctgctcagaaccccatccagcctggccttgaacacttccaggaatgctCCTCCATATAATGGCTGGTTCTCCAGCATCCCCTCCTATCCATGCAGCTCCTGGTAGAATACCAGGATACCCTGGATAGAGTTACTAGCAATCTTGGCAGCTACACAGTGCTGAGGACAGTGGAGATTGTCACCCAAGCCAGGTCAGGAATCTGGGCTGTTCTGTTCCTTGTctggggacaggctgagggGTGTCAATGCCAGCACTTGGCACAACTGCTCAGATCAAACAGATAACATGTGGTGTCCTCTCTGGTCTCTGCTGTTTGTTACAGACAGCTGTGGCCTCCAGGTTCAGCCTCAGTTTTGACATATACTGTTCATCCTGTGGAGCCACTGGTCGTAGCACTTTTTGAGTAGTGTGGAATTTTTGCTTATGTAGTAGTTCTGCTGTATAGAGAAGTGCTTCagtctctttttccctcctgctgtcTTCTGAGagctccctctccctgtccatcccacaGCTGGAAGCATCACTGGTTGCCTTTCTTTCAGAACCGGCTCTATCAGGCCATTCAGAGAGCTGATGACATCCTTGACCTGAAGTTCTGCATGGATGGAGTTCAGACAGCCCTGAGAAATGAAGACTATgaacaagcagcagctcacatccaTCGCTATCTGTCCCTGGACAAGTCAGTGATTGAGCTCAGTCGTCAGGGCAAGGAGGGTAAGCACTGTTTGTGAGGAGATGCTCATGAGTCACCTTTCCAATGGATACCTAGAGGCTGCTCCTTTCCCATGGTTGCCTCAGCCCAACagacaaagcagaaaatctAATGCTGGCCAGAGATCTTAGTATTTTATAGAGTGACTTAGGGGTGAAGGTTTTTGAAGCATTATTACACCAGAATTATCATTAATTGAAAAGGAagctcctggcacacagctgtAATAGTATTTCAGGTGCTAACTAAGCAAAGGACAAAATGGTCAGGCCAGAAGAAATGAGGGAGAAGGCTCTGTCAAGAATTGTTCTTGTGTCACCGTGTGCTACCAAGCAGAGCAACTGGAAATGAGGGGGTAAATTGGTAGATTCCTAAGAGGAAAATCCCAGTGGATGTGTTGTTGTCCTTCATGCAAAATCACAACATTACATCACTCACCAACctgtctgtctgtgcctgtAGAGGAATTCCAGTGTGTCTTCTGCCTTCTCAGCTTGGGGCTGCACAGTGCTGGTCTCTCTCCTGGGGAAAAAGTAGCCCTTGATACAACACTAACATTGTGCTgtcacttttctgtttcttttctgtccttttgaCCAGGGGGAATAATTGATGCCAACCTGAagctcctgcaggaagcagagcagcgTCTGAAGACAATTGTTACAGAGAAATTTGACACAGCAATGAAGCAGGGAGACCTGCCCCAGGTGGAACGGTTCTTCAAGATCTTTCCTTTGCTAGGCTTACATGAAGAGGGGCTGAGCAAGTTCTCTGAGTACCTCTGCAAGCAGGTAACAGGCTCTGTGACACCCAGGGGAAAGCAAAACCCAGTCTATGTCAATAGATGTTGTGGAAGGAGATTTTGGCAGTGGCTTGTTCACCTTAGAAAATAGCACTGGCCTTAGTTCATATCTCTCCTTGCATTTGTATGCTGGGATGGGCTTTCTGGTGTCTGTGTCTTGCTCTGTGCACTTGCTTAAAAAATATCCAATGAGCCTGGAAAGAGAAGAGCAAGTTTCTGCCTTTCCTTGAGCCTTGAGTTTTCCACAAGAGAGGAAAGGATCCCTGGTCAAAGCAGGAGCAACAGCAATAGCTCTTGCATTGGGAAGGCCAATAAAAGCTCTCTAGGGCAAGGACAGAGGACCTGTGGGTTGAAGAATACCTTTGGGTGTTCAGCTGACTGCTCCTGTTGCCATGCAGGTGGCCAACAAAGCAGAAGAGAACCTGCAGCTGGTGATGGGGACAGACATGAGTGACCGTCGAGCTGCTGTCATCTTTGCAGACACCCTGACACTCCTCTTTGAAGGTgatcttcctttcctccttcctgatTTGATTGCAAATAGTCCATGATGAGACTGTCCATCAATTTAAATGCTTTCAATTTCAGCTCACAAAATGCCACATTCTCCTTTGAGCTACAGGTGTCTCACTCGAGGGACAGCTGGTAGGATTTATTCTAACCAGGAGAGGGCATCACAATAAGCAAGTTCTCCTGTGTACATCTTGTACAGGCACAAAGTGCATTTGCAAAGGATTTGTTGGCTTCCCCCAGGAATCAGACTCTTCCTGTTCTCTGCATCCTCAAAACAAATGGATATTCCCTGGAGGTTTCTTCAGACTTGCAGCTCTCCAGACAAACAAATCAGATCCCTTAGGGACGAGCAGCTGTTGGTGCCTCCAGGCCTGGCTCTTCAAGAAGCACCATGGGAACTTGAAAGCAGAGAAGGGAATATGAATGCTCTGTGGGAGTGCCACAGACAGTACTTGAGATCCCATGGTGATTAACCACCTTCTCTGAAATCTGCTCTAGTTCCAGGCTGCACCCCTGCCAAGTtactctcccagcctggcaccagtAGAGCTTTCTTGCCAGTAGTGTTAAAAGCAGGGGGAGCGTTGCTAACTGTTGGAGTAGAGTGTTTGTGAGAAGAAGGCAATATTGTAGAGATACTTCCTTGTGGATGAGCTTTTCCTCCAAGGAGTTCTTGCCTTTGCTAATGCTTGCTCTCTGCAGCAAGTGTGTGCCCAAGAGCCTTCCCTGGGCTGATTTTTCCCTGTAGCTTTGCAGGTGCTAAAAGCTGGGACTGCATTTGGGTGGCAGTTGTGCCCCCTGCCAGATTTAGCTTGTGTGGCTTCGTCCTGGGGAAGCTTCAAACCTTGTATCTTGCTGGGCTgaagggcagctggggctggcacacagggCATGGCAGGAGTTCTCTTTAGGGACAGAGAGATGGCTTCTGCTCCAGGAGATCTGTACTCTATCTGTGGAGTGAATGATCCTTTTTAGGTCAGATCTGTGGAGCTgtggagctctgctgtgctctgggaacTGCTGGTTGAgtgtgtgtcccctccctgcagggattgCTCGCATTGTGGAGACCCACCAGCCCATTGTGGAGACCTACTACGGGCCAGGGAGGCTCTACACCCTCATCAAGCACCTGCAGGTGGAGTGCGACCGCCAGGTGGAGAAGGTGGTGGACAAGTTCATCAAGGAGAGAGACTACCACAGGCAGGTGAGAGCAGTGTGAGGCTGCCTCatgcagccagctgtgccctccagccagctctgtgGGTTCCCACTGCCATAGAGGCAGCAGAGTTTGGCCTTGTGTGTGGAGAGAATCCTTGCTTTACTCCTTATTTACCCTGATAGCTGCAGGGGTTCAGTCTGTAACTGCTTTGTGAAGCAGAGAATGCTTCATTTGGAGCATGGTAAATGCACCCTGGgcactctgtgctgtgcaggtcTGTAGGGTGCTTTCAGTACACCTTCCCCCCTGTCTTGTTCCTGCTGTTACTGTCTCATGGTCACATACCTGAGTGCCTCTGGTCAAGTCCCATCCCACCACCCTTCCTGGAGGGATGAGCTCTGCCTTAGAGGAGGAAGAAGTGAACTTATGTGATTCCCTTCCAAAGCATTCCTGTTACCCCCAGAGAGTACAAGTCATCAGCAAAGACTCCCTTTCTTTTGTGATTGCAGTTCCAGCAAGTCCAGAATAGCATGATGAGAAGTTCTTCTGCAGAGAAGATTGAACCAAGGTACAAAGAAAAACTCTTTATGCTCTCTAACCTTTCACTCTGGAGTTGTTATTAACACTACTTAACATTTAGATAACCCTCCCACTCTTCCAGAAGCTTTGTGggtattaattttaaaaatccaattgTTAGGTGCCCTTCACTGCCCTTCTGTAAAGGAAGCTTCTGTAGTGGGGCTTTATTTTGCTTAGTCATTAATTCTAAGCCTTGGCTCTAAGCATTCCTGGAGGGCTGTTGATATCCCTGCACATGAAGGACTGAGATTTTAACTGCCTGTGCCCACTGCCCTTCCACGGCCAGAGTACAGCCCTTGGAGcccacaaaacacagcagctctctTGACAGATAATTTATGACAGAAACAGGAATAAATCTTTGGATCTTACCTTATCTgtactgctgctgcagcagctccatacCATCAGTTTCTTGACAACAAACTGCAGTGCTTTCaatctccctctttttcttcttatcGTAAATATTTACATAACCCTTTAAGCAAGGCCATTTGAAAGTGCACCCAGCCCTTCTGGGACTGCCTGACTTAGAAACATGCCTTGAAAGAAAACAGGTTCCTCAAGGAAGATCTATCTGTGAGCCTGCATAATTAATGTTTCTACTTACTATTTGCTCTGAGTAACTCTGCATGCATCCcagttttctgatttttttttaatctctaaaATAAAGGTAGTGTTTCCTTCTCCCACCTGTGCACCATGAATTTTACAAATCCAAGCAGGATTTGTAAAATTCTTCTGTGCACACTGATGAAAAAGCTGATGTGtcagtctttctttttttcagccATCTCTGATCTGAACACTGTGTTCTGCATTGTAACATGCTTTTTTTATCTCACATTTCCTGAGCTGTTGAGCTTAAACAGATTCTTCATCATCTGCAGAGAAACACGAGTCTGtgcacaaaaacacacacatggaGATGGCAGGGACCAGGCATTTCTAACACTGGCTACACAGGGCTCACGGAATTGTAGCAAAACTGAGGTAGGGAAGGACTAATGAAGACCTCTAGTCAAACCTCCCACTCAAAACAGGGCTCATTTTGAAGTTACATCAGGTTGCTTTGAGTCTTGCAGTCCTTACCACTGTGATTTCAACGTGGATGTCCTCAGATCTATGAGGAAAAAGAGGGGGAGTGTTGCTAAATCTTGGAGTAGAGtttgtgagaaaaaaacaaTTGTAGAGATATCCCCCAGATCTCCCCCAGGAGGTATTTTGATTGTATGTGTGCATTCTTTGCACATACCAGTTATTCTGCTGAGCTTTGCCACTCAACAGCACAGATGGAAAGGGGCAGTACTGATCTCATAGTAAAGGAACAGAGAACTACTTAACTGAATTAAATTAGTGCCTCTCCTTTTGTAGTCTTGCTGTCTTGATTCTTGCTGTTTCTTCCAGGGAGCTTGACCCTATTTTAACAGAAGTCACTCTGATGAATGCCCGCAGTGAGCTCTACCTGAGGTTCATCAAGAGACGAATCATAGCTGATTTTGAGGTGGGAGATGCCATGGCCTCAGAGGAGGTAAAGCAAGGTAACACCTTGAGTACCAATATTCATAGGCTCTGCTTATCAAAGCCAGAAATGGAGATATACCTGAGTTAGTGGCAGAGCAAAGGGACACGGGGTCTGCAAAGACACTTTGGGAGTGCTCTGTGGAAGATCATTGGGTAGCCTAGACTTTACAAACCTGTTTTCAGCACTGGTTGTTCCctctaacaggaaaaacaacatTAAGAATGATTGTAGAGTATAACAAAGTAAAGTCCCCAAAGAGAGAAAGAACCATTTTGTCACTGCAGGCACAAATCCTGAAGGTGgagaccacaaaaaaaaaaggctcaagGTTTTGGTACTCTGTAGAGCTCTGGAAATCACTTTAGTCACCTGCAAAATTCAGCTCAGCAATTTCAGCTCCACAGTTGAGGCTTGTGATTTGTTTTAGGCTGGGCTTGGCAGGTGTGTGTCTGTTGGGTCCCATGAGACAAACAGCAAGGGGACTCAGTGGAGCTGTCTCCTGGTTCCTGCTGATAGGTCTCTCTTTTGTTCCACAGAGCATCAAAAATACCTGGACAAGCTCCTCAACAACTGTCTGCTGAGCTGCACCATGCAAGAGCTCATTGGCTACTACATCACCATGGAGGAATACTTCATGAGGGAGACTGTCAACAAGGTGGGGGAAAACCTCTTAGAtgcttttctgtgtgtgctcctCAGTCCTCTGGTGAGCATCCCAAGGAAGGGATATGCATACATGGCAAATCTGCAGTTGTTGGGAGAGTCTTTTGTTTCCCTtggccttgaaaagcaagtgGTTGTTTCTGAACTTTGACTTCAGACATACCCCAGGCATCTTCCAGGTCTTTGGGCTACTGCAGCCTAGTCTGAGTGGTGCAACCACACAGGGTGCAGGGGGAAGGGGGCAGATGGGCAGTTTGGTCTCTCAGCACTGTTGGGGCACTGAGAGAGCTTTCTTTGCAGGCTGTTGCCATGGACAGCTATGAGAAGGGCCAGCTCACCTCCAGCATGGTGGATGATGTGTTTTATATAGTGAAGAAGTGCATTGGGCGTGCTCTGTCCAGCTCCAGCATAGACTGTCTCTGTGCTATGATCAACCACTCCACCACTGAGCTGGAGTCTGACTTCAGGTAATGAAAACACAGCAGGTTCATTGGAAGGGGCCTCCACCTCACATTCTGCAAACAGTGGCTGCTGGCAGATGGTCTTGCTTGTGTTCTTTGCCTTTGAGCCTCTGGCTTGTCATCTCCATGGAAGATCCTTGTAGGAAGCAGTGGCAGATGTGGGAAGCTGGATCTGGGCATCTTTTCTCACAGTAGTGGTGACCCACCTGTAGgacaagcagagaaaagaacCTGATGGCCCAAAATCCCTATGAGATGGAGTTGCCTTGTAGCATTGGGGTACTACCCTGCCTGAGGGTACATGATCACCCCTAGTTGTTCTCTGGGTTACTTGGTGACTCAAACTTGGGTGAGACTGCAGAAATTGTCTTGCTATTTTTCATTCCATTGTGGGAGTGAGGAGCTGTGTCTGAAgacagcaggcagctgcaggaaggacaTTCAGGAAAGCTCAG contains:
- the COG4 gene encoding conserved oligomeric Golgi complex subunit 4, producing MAAATAPGPKAPLGESGGPAASALSMERIQSLTDLADLEAAYSRLCEEEKVVQEELDALLEQQSTIENKMVALHRMGPSLQLIEGDAQQLAGMVTFTCNLAENVSSKVRQLDLAKNRLYQAIQRADDILDLKFCMDGVQTALRNEDYEQAAAHIHRYLSLDKSVIELSRQGKEGGIIDANLKLLQEAEQRLKTIVTEKFDTAMKQGDLPQVERFFKIFPLLGLHEEGLSKFSEYLCKQVANKAEENLQLVMGTDMSDRRAAVIFADTLTLLFEGIARIVETHQPIVETYYGPGRLYTLIKHLQVECDRQVEKVVDKFIKERDYHRQFQQVQNSMMRSSSAEKIEPRELDPILTEVTLMNARSELYLRFIKRRIIADFEVGDAMASEEVKQEHQKYLDKLLNNCLLSCTMQELIGYYITMEEYFMRETVNKAVAMDSYEKGQLTSSMVDDVFYIVKKCIGRALSSSSIDCLCAMINHSTTELESDFREVLYNKLKQGFPATTFQDFQRGVTSAVNIMHSSLQQGKFDTKGIESTDEAKQSFLVTLNNVEVCSENIMTLKKTLESDCSKLLSQGFGGEQAQAKIESCLSDMAAVSNKFRDLLQEGLNELNSTAIKPQVKPWINLFLSVSHNIEEEEFSDYEANDPWVQQFIVNLEQQMTEFKAGLSPVIYDTLTGLMTSLIAIELEKVLLKSTFSRLGGLQFDKELRSLIAYLTTVTTWTIRDKFARLSQMATILNLERVTEILDYWGPNSGPLTWRLTPAEVRQVLALRIDFRSEDIKRLRL